A DNA window from Litorivicinus lipolyticus contains the following coding sequences:
- a CDS encoding TSUP family transporter, with the protein MLLALAAGTLDTLAGGGGLIVIPGQIFFGVPAVASIANNKCSAFAGTLMASWRLWRRGLLVWHEVRYPVLAAFVGSLVGASILKGLDPAFIERVIPYALLAIASYFALASRLDLPRFACPPALVILSMGLAGAYDGFLGPGTGSIMLALLMVVTQASMTQATVMVKACNGASNVAALIVFAPSALVLWPVVVCLLVGQLAGGWIGALLVERHAERVARPLVIVVSLVMALRLLWMNLASGAGI; encoded by the coding sequence GTGTTGCTGGCGTTGGCCGCCGGTACTTTGGATACCCTCGCCGGCGGCGGTGGATTGATCGTCATTCCCGGTCAGATTTTTTTTGGCGTACCCGCTGTCGCATCGATTGCCAACAATAAGTGCTCGGCGTTTGCCGGCACGCTGATGGCCAGTTGGCGACTGTGGCGGCGTGGGTTGCTGGTCTGGCACGAGGTGCGTTACCCGGTGCTGGCAGCCTTTGTCGGTAGCCTGGTCGGGGCATCCATTCTCAAAGGCCTGGACCCGGCCTTTATTGAACGGGTGATCCCGTATGCGTTACTTGCCATTGCCAGCTATTTTGCGCTGGCGTCGCGGTTGGATCTGCCGCGCTTCGCCTGTCCGCCAGCGCTGGTGATTTTGAGCATGGGCCTGGCCGGCGCCTACGACGGTTTTTTGGGGCCGGGCACGGGCTCGATCATGCTGGCGCTGCTGATGGTGGTGACTCAGGCCTCGATGACCCAGGCCACGGTCATGGTCAAGGCGTGCAACGGCGCCAGTAATGTAGCGGCACTGATCGTTTTTGCGCCCAGTGCGCTGGTGCTCTGGCCGGTTGTGGTGTGTTTGCTGGTTGGGCAGTTGGCTGGCGGTTGGATTGGGGCCCTGCTGGTCGAGCGTCACGCCGAGCGCGTGGCGCGCCCGCTGGTGATCGTGGTGTCCCTGGTGATGGCCCTTAGATTGTTGTGGATGAACCTTGCGTCTGGCGCTGGTATCTAG
- the purC gene encoding phosphoribosylaminoimidazolesuccinocarboxamide synthase: MDKLKALYEGKAKTAWETADPNYVVMEFRNDTSAFDGGKTASLARKGLVNSAVDEHVMTALSAAGIETHFERRIDANNVLVKRLQMLPVECVVRNRASGSIVRRLGVEDGATLAPPVFELFLKNDELHDPMINASHCVTFGWASAEQLAEMEALTLQVNAVLAPMFLAAGMILVDYKLEFGLFEGRMVLGDEFSPDGCRLWDATTLRKLDKDVFRQDLGDLVESYQEVATRLGVVLP, encoded by the coding sequence ATGGATAAGCTCAAGGCCCTTTACGAAGGTAAAGCCAAAACGGCGTGGGAAACTGCGGATCCGAATTACGTGGTAATGGAGTTTCGCAACGACACCAGCGCGTTTGATGGTGGCAAGACTGCGTCTCTGGCGCGCAAGGGATTGGTCAACAGCGCGGTTGATGAGCATGTGATGACGGCTTTGAGTGCGGCCGGTATCGAGACGCATTTCGAACGCCGGATTGATGCCAACAATGTGTTGGTTAAGCGTTTGCAAATGTTGCCGGTCGAATGTGTGGTGCGTAACCGCGCATCCGGCTCGATCGTGCGCCGCTTAGGGGTCGAGGACGGCGCGACCTTGGCGCCGCCGGTGTTTGAGCTGTTTCTGAAGAACGATGAGCTGCATGATCCGATGATTAACGCCAGTCACTGTGTGACGTTCGGCTGGGCCAGCGCTGAGCAGTTGGCCGAAATGGAGGCCCTGACCCTTCAAGTTAACGCGGTTTTGGCGCCAATGTTTTTGGCCGCCGGAATGATTTTGGTCGATTACAAACTGGAATTTGGTTTGTTTGAAGGGCGCATGGTGCTGGGTGATGAATTTAGTCCTGACGGCTGCCGTTTGTGGGACGCGACTACCTTGCGCAAGTTGGACAAGGACGTGTTCCGCCAAGACCTGGGTGACCTGGTCGAAAGCTACCAGGAAGTGGCCACCCGTTTGGGCGTCGTACTGCCCTGA